In the Brevundimonas sp. LM2 genome, AGGCAGGCGCGAACGGGGAACTGGTGAAATAGTCTCCTCCCCGTGCCGCAGGCATGGGGAGGTGGCGCGGCCCTTCTTCAGGGCCGTGACGGAGGGGGCGAGACGGTGTGTGAGGTAAGGGTGCTCTCTCGTCGAAACCCGGTCGCCCCCTCCGTCTCGTCGGCGGATCGCCGCCGATCCACCTCCCCATTCGCCTGACGGCGAACGGGGAGGAAGATGAACCGAAAATAACGGCCAAGCTCCGGGAGCCTTCATGTGGCGTGGCGCATTCTGCATCCATCGACCTACCTCGATGTATTGGAGAGCCCATGTCGAAGATCATGAACACGTCCCTGGCCACGGCCGCTGCCCTGGCCGCCCTGATGACCGCCGCCCCGATGGCCGCCCAGGCCCAGCAGTCGAACGGCATCACCAGCTGCGACGCCCCCGGTGGCCGTCAGACGGCCGGCGCCCTGATCGGCGGCGCCATCGGCGCCCTGGCCGGCAGCCGGATTTCCAGCAATGAACGCGGCCTCGGGGCCCTCGCCGGTGCCGGTGCCGGCGCCGCCGCCGGGTCGTATATCGGCTGCAACCAGCAACGCGCGCGCGCCGAGGGTCAGGCCAGCTCGTCGGGCGCCCAGTACCGCGCCTCGTCCAACCTGCGCATCCGCAGCGGCCCCGGCACCAACTATCGCCAGGCCGGCACCCTGTCGGCGGGCCAGCCCTTCACCGCCGTCGGCTCGCAAGGCGAGTGGGTGCAGATCGCGGGCGGTGGCTGGGTCAACGCCAACTACGTCACCCAATACTAGGATCAGGCATCGCGGTCCGTCGCTGGCCGCATGATCCCGACGAAGCCGTCCCGAGAGGGGCGGCTTTTTCGCACCTACTGGCTGACCCAGAGGATGCGCGCCACCCAGTCGATGTCGGCGCGCGCAACGACGCGATCGGGGTAGGCGGGGTTGATGGAGGCGAGGGTGACGGCCGTGGCGCCCAGGCCGGCGATTTCCTTGGCGACGGTCTCGCCGGACAGGGTGCGGACGACGACGCGGTCGCCCTTGCGCACGTCCGTCCGATCGCGATCCACCAGCACCCGATCGCCCTCGCGATACAGGGGGGCCATGGAGTCGCCGGAAATGACCAGGCTGAAGAGACTGTCGCGCGGGGCGGGCAGGTCGGTCTGATCCCACCCGTCGCCGGTCGGCAGGCCCGCGTCGTCGAAAAACCCGTCCGCCCCGGCCTGGGCCAGGCCCAGCAGGGGAATCGTCCGGGCCGGGTCGGGGGCGTCGCCGGCCAACGCGGCGAAGGCGCCGAGCGACACGCCGGTCGCCTCCAGGATCTGGTTCAGACTTTCCGTCGAGGGCCAGCGCGGCCGAGGCGGGCGGCCGGGGCCGAATCGCTTGGACGGATTGAGCGCGGTGGCGTCGAGGCCGGCGCGTTTGGCCAGTCCCGAGACGGATAGCCCTTCGCGCTGGGCCAGGGCATCGAGCGCGGCCCAAAGGCGGGCGTGGGAGAGGGGCAAGGGGTCGCGCTCCTAGGACTGGACGCCGTTATACCTAGGAAGATTTGCCTATTCCAGCCCCGCGGCGCGTCGCTCCTGCCAGGCCCAGAAGGTGCCCACGGCGATGGACAGGATGATGCCGTAGCTGACCAGGTTGAGCACGGTATAGAAGGCGGCGACGGACGGCCGCACGTCGATCAGGTAGACGATGTGGCTCATGACCGTGAGCAACTGCAGGGCCGTGGCCCAAACCGCCCAGGTCCGCGCATAGCGCCAGACGATGAAGCCGAAGAACGCCGACACCGCGATGTCGATCAGGAACAGCTTCCACTGAAAATCCTGGAAGAGTCGGCCATCGTCCTGGACCAGGACACTGGCGAGCCAGGCCAGCAGATAGCCGCCCATCGCCAGCCGTTCGGCTTCGCCGCCCTTCAGG is a window encoding:
- a CDS encoding SH3 domain-containing protein; the encoded protein is MSKIMNTSLATAAALAALMTAAPMAAQAQQSNGITSCDAPGGRQTAGALIGGAIGALAGSRISSNERGLGALAGAGAGAAAGSYIGCNQQRARAEGQASSSGAQYRASSNLRIRSGPGTNYRQAGTLSAGQPFTAVGSQGEWVQIAGGGWVNANYVTQY
- a CDS encoding helix-turn-helix transcriptional regulator codes for the protein MPLSHARLWAALDALAQREGLSVSGLAKRAGLDATALNPSKRFGPGRPPRPRWPSTESLNQILEATGVSLGAFAALAGDAPDPARTIPLLGLAQAGADGFFDDAGLPTGDGWDQTDLPAPRDSLFSLVISGDSMAPLYREGDRVLVDRDRTDVRKGDRVVVRTLSGETVAKEIAGLGATAVTLASINPAYPDRVVARADIDWVARILWVSQ